Below is a window of Leishmania braziliensis MHOM/BR/75/M2904 complete genome, chromosome 16 DNA.
GGCCACCCATCACAGGCTGCTGGGGTGGCCCCACTGCCTCTACGGTGCCACATCGCGAACACTCTCtttgcttcctcctcttcctccacacTTAGTTTGCCGTTCGCGGGGCTCATCTCGCTTACTTTGCAGAtaacgcccacacacacacacgcacatgtaTGCACACAGCAGAGATTCTTCATACACCACTGCATAttttgctcttctttgctgttgGGTTGGGGGTGGGGACACCACTCTCGTCTTCAatcctcgcctctctctctctctccctccctccctctcttcgcacTGTTGTGTTATACAATGCTGCGACGTGTGagtggcgctggtgctgcggtgACCCCTACCCGTATAGAAACGATGGAGGTATGCGACGCGCTCTACTTGGGTAGGGGGGGGCGCCGCATCACGCCAACGCTGTCatctgcagcggtggcgacgacgacgacgactgcAGTTGccacgccgcggcggcagttTTTTTGGTCGGGGCCATCAGACAAAGACTTCCTGCGTCATTTCGCGCCATCGAGCGCGCCTACAAAAGTGGTTTCACCGCTTGAGTCGCTTCGaccaccggcgccgccatcTGCGTCGGATGCGCGGCCCTTCGGCTCACTGAACCGCACGAACAGCATTCGCCGCTATGTGAACGTCAATACTGCAGGGGCTTCGACGAGTATCGCGGACAGCAAGGGTGACACTACATCCTATTCTGCGACTTCCTCATCACCGTTGGCAGCGGCcacagcggctgcgccgccgcgcatgGAGCTCTCTCGGCTGCTTCGTCGACATCACAGCGGCTCTTTGGCCATCTCTGCGCCCAGCAATGGACAACACGGCACTCGCCATGAGGAAGGTCTACCACAACAGCGGCAGGCAGCTGGTAATGCCACTGTGGccaaggcgcaggcggccaTAGCGGCCGCAACGGCAGCAAAGCGCCAAGCCAACACCACAGCGTCATTGTCCGCTTCCAACGCGTCGAGCGCGCAGCCTGAGACTGCCACTGGCGGAGTGGGCAGTCCCATGCACAAATCCAAGGCCTCAGTCAGTGAAGTGAAGAGTGCgtcgagctgcagcagtgacgcACGGGATCACTTGCAGGTATATAAAGAGCGCTGCACCATTGGGTGGTCGCCGGAGGAATTCTATGGCGTAGTGGCCGATGTAGAGCACTACTCCGCGTTCTTGCCGTGGTGCGCGAGGTCGGAGGTGCACACGACGCGCCGGGTTCGGGTGCCGCATGGTACCCGGTGTCTCGCTGCCAGCTCCAactctgccgcctcgcccCGTTTGGCCACAGGGGCCGAGGCGGCAGAGTTGGAGCTCGTCGATGCCATCGAGATGACCACGACACTGACCATCGGCTTCTCCTTTCTGAAAGAGCAATACACGTCGCGCGTGACGCTCTATCCAGGGCGAAAAGTTGTCGCGGCTCTTtacgaggaagaggaggctgacagcgaagcagcgcttcaAAACACCAACAGGGCCAGCTCAAAGGAGGTTGCACCCTCATGCGGCAGTAGCTCCACGCCAGGCACGGGCTGCGGCGACGGGCTTGTGCTCTCCTTCTTTAAGAAGGCGGCGTCTACGGCGGGGGCGGTCGCCAAGCGGTCGAttctccagcacctccgATGTGAGTGGGAGTTCGCCCCGGTGGAAGGGAAGCCCCAAACGGTGGATGTGCTCTTCTCCGTGTCATTTGAGTTCAAGAACCCGATGCACCGTCATTTAATCATGTCGAATGTTGTGAGCCTCATGACGCACAGCTTTGAGCGTCGCTGCGAGAGCCTGTATGGGCCTCCGTCAACCACGAAGGTGTCACTGCCAGTCCTGTCGTGAGGCGCATTTTTCATCTCATAATTCCGTCGTCTTGTGCACTAAGAAACTCAGGATTTGCTCAGCGGGAACCGCAGGTGTTGCGAGAGAGCAGAGTcggagagggacagagaCCGGGGTTAGCGTTTGCGTATACATGTATGTGCGCGATGCGGGCATTCAGAGGATACACACGTGCCCATGCACAGCAAGGAGCCCTGGTGCatgcagagggagagaggggcaatGTCGACTGGGGGGTTGAGGATGGGGGGAGAGATGGTGGCAAGTGCGTGGATGAGCGACTGAACTCGACCCaaggaagaaaggagagggtgCCGCTCCGGTGGCTGAGTGTTGTATCAGAgagcccctcccctcttgtcgttgctctctcttgccTGGGCGCTATTGATGAACGCACGTTGTCGAGCCTGGCGGCTACTTTGGTGTCTGTGTTCGAGGCTGAAGACCAAGACGTCCGCTATTGCgttctccctcactcccttcctctctctgtcttctGTCCGTGCGCGGGTGTCCCACGCCAGGTACGGTATCCACTGGCTTCTGGACTCCACTGCGCCCATACCCGCCTGCCTCGTGCGCGTTCCATCTCCCATTATCGCCCACCATCCCCACATCACATTCCTCGCGCTTCATTGGCGGCGTTGGAGAGGTGTGAGGCTCATTCGCTCAGCTCGTtaacacagagagacagcaAACATGTGTACACGTCTTCACGCTCTCTTGTCTCCCTCTTTACTTGGTCgattccctccctccccctcctccagaCACCCTCTTCCCAACGGGTGAACggggcgtgtgcgtatggGAGTGGGTATGGGCGTGAGAAGGCGGGTGGTGGTCGCGGTGGGCACGCTcgaacgtgtgtgtgtgtgtgtgtgtgtgtgtgtggcactTTCGCTTCAATCCGGTGAGCTGCGCCGTATGTGCGCCATCTTCTACTCCCCGCCTGCCTTTCACCCCTGCCCGCACACGTGCCACTTCTTCCCTAAGCTTCgaccctcttcccccctcctcccacgcTTACGGGTGTGTCCAGCGATCCTCTTCGgattctctttttccttctcttgtttACTTCCGCATCTCTGGTCTGTGGCGCGgtcactcccctcccctcccccattccACCGCTATCCAACACGAACACACGTTTAATCGGGTGGCGCATCTTGTTGCGGACGTTGCACGTGCGGAGGGCGCGGCAGTCTTtgtgtgcgcgagtgtcAGCGCCTGTCAGCCATGCATGCGTCGCCTCAACACGcacgccggcagcgccaccgagGCTAGCAGGACGGACTGGCACGCAACGGCAACGGCCGGAAGTACGTGGTTATTTACCCCATCTACCCCGACCCCACGCGCCGGCACGTGCTGCGTTGCCCTATTCTCTCATGCATTCTCGCCCTCGTCGCACTTGTTCTGGGCGTAGTGTGAGGCACCTAGTCTACCACTGTGTCCTGGACAAGAAAGAGATCACCTGCTACTTGGTGTGGCAGATCAAGGAGACAAGATAGGAGAGGCTACAGACAGCGCCACGGGAGAGCACCCGAGAGGCGGCCCTGGCCATTCCCCCACTGCCTTCTTCGGTTTCATccttgcagctgctggtgcctcGTACCAGACTTGTATTGAGCGTCGGCGCTGGCCCGAGAGGCTGAGCAGCCGCAAGCTGCCGTCAACGTTTGGTATGGAAAGTAAGAGCAGCGCGTTGcccagcggcggcgagcgtTACTATGGCAGCCGCGACATGGAGTCTGACGCGTTCCTATACGCCAACTCGCGCATCTCAGACAACCCTCAAGTGGCGGACGCGCATTACGAGGCCCGCGTGGTGCGACGACGCAAGCTGGATTGAGATCTGCTTCTTCTGACCTTCTCCATGCCCCATCTTGTGCTGCCGTATGTGCCTGTGTGACCTGGATCATGACGGCCTCCTACTAAAACAACTAGGTTAACGAGTGCGACAGAACAACACGCCACGCCGTCAGCTTTATTGTGTTCCCGTGGTCGTGATGATCGCTCTCATCACGGCCATCGTGCTGGCCGTCCCACCCGAGATGCGACGGTGCCCCATCTACCTTTTCGCGGTCGAGGAGAGTCAGCTAATGGTGCTGCGTGGAAGCGCGCTTGAATAGGAGGCATAGATAGAAGCGCAGGTGACGCGGACCATGCTGATGGCGACGCACAACGCGGCATGTCTCAGCAGAGAAATGCTCGCGAAGAAACAAGCGAGGTGTGTTGatcagccgccgccgcagcagcagacccCATCCATCAAACCCTACTACCTGGGCTACGCTTGATTCCCAAGCTGTACAGGTGCACGGTAGCGATGATGACGCGGGTGACATGTCCGTAGCGCAGGGCATCCTGATGATtctgcctccccccatcGAGTCTCTGCCTTCTGGCTACATCGCAGGCGAGTGGTGGCTACTACCAGtctccgccgccgctttTCAACGCCAGCAAGACTTCAAGGGTGCTGGATGAACTTCGTCGGAGCGAAAGGAGGGCGCACTTGCtcgttcccccctttctctcgtcttctctactcttttttcccttttgttTCTTAACACCCCTTCCGCGGAGCCTCTCACGCTCCTTTCGTCCCTCGAGAGACTGTCTTGCGTGTTCCTCCTCTGCTTTGGCTGCTTCCACTTGAATTCTCTCGCCGCACATGCGTTTCCtctgcgctctcttcttgtggtgttctcttcgccttctctgccgcGGCGCCTCTTGCTCTCACTCTtgtccctttcccctctccacaGTTCACCCACTGAACTGGCGTGCCGTTGCTAGTGCGTGCCCGTGTGTGGGCCAACGCGTAGCCTATGCAAACGAGGTggaacacccacacacacatccaaagcagcggaacgcatGGCGTGCGgggccgggggggggggctgggggggggggacccCTGGCTGGATTAAACCGTCCTCCGTCCATCCTCCTAATGGCGCGAGACGTTGCTCAGAGCGGCAAGCTTGGagtttcttctcctttctcggCCTTTCCTTCACACAACCCTACCTGCCCATTCGATCGACCGTGCCGGTAACGGGGGTGGCGTCAAAGTGGCGGCGAATTGAGGCAGCGCTCGGAAGGACTCGCGAGGGAGAAATCTGTAGTCGTCAGTGCTTGAGCTTGTACGAGTGACGCGCTTCGTGGCTCTCCTTGCCAACTTCTTcgttcctccccccctctctctctctgccgcctcactctatccccacccccttcccactCGTGGTgatgcgtgtgtctgtgcgcttGAATGCGGGGATATCTGCTCCCTGGCACACTTTGAAGTACTCCACGCTTTTTCAGCCGTTGAGGTGGTGAAGAGACGCACAcatccctcttccccaccctcccctctctgcacCTCCCATGCAAAGGCTTTCTGACTCGCCAACGGGGACCTCTGCCcatgaagcagctgctgtcggcggcggcggcgatgtggATATCGCgggggtgcaggtgctggaGAGCAGCGTGGACTTCCTGTCGCTCTTCTACTGCCACCTCACTGCCTGTCCGCCGCACGGGCCGTTTGTCTACTACACCGCCATGACGCTTCTAAGGCGTGCGAAGCGGCGGTATGGCGCaagcggcggcaccagcagcagcgccgcggatGCGGACATCGGCAACGCTTATGCGTCGTGGGGCATCGACGCGATGGGTCCGGACGGCGTATCTGCGGTGCTCCGCGCGCTGACGATCCCGAATGTGATAGCACTGATCGAGAAGCGCTATGACACGTCGCACTTGTCCAGTTGGCCGCTACTGTACGTGCCCGCAGAGATACGCGCCGCGGATGTGAACGCTTTGATGCGGCAGTCACAGCAGAGGTAGTGAAAAGCAGCTGTGGAGTTGGGTGTCAACGTCTTGCGATGGGATCGCCGCTGTGGAAGAAGTGTGCTGAGGGGAATGGCGGCTTCCTGCGTTGTCACTCGCTTTAtggtgcctctctcccccctctgccttcGAAGGTCGACGTGAGAGCCAATCAAACTTTGAAGGAAACAAaagagacgaaaagaaaaagcgcaaAGATGGAGACGTTCGCGCACTGGGCGAAGGGGAGTGTGACGGCGTCTCGTGCAGgcctgcccccctcccttcctctcactCACTCCAATGCGCTCGAGTCCATCTCCACACGCCCAACGCTGTGCTTCTTgccccctcttcgctctgCGTTCACCCTCCTCCagtggtctctctctctctctcgtgtatCACCTCCTCGTTCTTCGCTTCCGACGCTCCCTCGCTGTTTCGCTTGCTGCATCCGCTCGCGCGCCGTTTTACTTGTGCCGCACTCGTTACGACGCTGGCTGACCGGTAACCGCCGGCCTCTCGTTTGTTTTATTGTTTCGTCTTCTAGCCAATCGTTCGACCGCACTGTCACACCATTGCTGGCTTTGATCGACGCCTACCATTACTCCAACCCTTCCCACTAAAGCCCACATTCACACCCGTGCACGATGACCTCACATGTTGAGGGacgtctgctgcgccgctcggTACCCTACGTGGAGTCCTGGATCGCGGAGCTGGCACCCAAACCTGGAGTTCCTACCGCTCTCGCACCGAAGAGCAAGGCGAAgggtggcgctgcatcgACTGGCACTGACAACGCCACGGCCAtgtcgcgctgctgcttcgcggTCGGCAGGGTGCTGGAGGTGTCGCGCCACCCCGAGAGCGAGAAGCTGTACATTGAGAAGATAGACCTCGGCGAGACGCTGAACTCGCTGAGCAACAACGAGCCGCGCACGATCCTCAGTGGGTTGCAGGAGTTTGTAAAGGAGGAGGACTTTGTGAACCGCCTTGTGCTCGTGATTGCGAACCTGGAACCGCGCAAGATTGGTGGCATTCCGTCCGCTGGCATGGTGCTGTGCGCCTCCACCGGCGAGGACTCGCACGACCCCGCGTCGGCTGGGCAGGGGGAGCGCAAGGTGATGCTGCTAGACATTCCGGAGGGGACGGCCGTCGGGGAGCGCGTGGTGTTCGAGGGGCATGACATGCCGTACGAGCCAGTCCTGAGGAAAAAGCTCGCCAAGAACTTTGAGGAGGTCATGAAGGATGtgcgcagcaacgccgacgGTGTGGTGTGCTGGCAGGGGAAGCCGTTCCAGACTTCGGCCGGCGTCATCAAGGTGTCCCTGTGCAACGCTCGCATCTCGTAACCAATAAAGAAGAGTAAGACAac
It encodes the following:
- a CDS encoding tyrosyl or methionyl-tRNA synthetase-like protein; this encodes MSRCCFAVGRVLEVSRHPESEKLYIEKIDLGETLNSLSNNEPRTILSGLQEFVKEEDFVNRLVLVIANLEPRKIGGIPSAGMVLCASTGEDSHDPASAGQGERKVMLLDIPEGTAVGERVVFEGHDMPYEPVLRKKLAKNFEEVMKDVRSNADGVVCWQGKPFQTSAGVIKVSLCNARIS